From Pleurocapsa sp. PCC 7319:
CTAGCAATATTAACAACACGATCATTTACTAGAATGTGTCCATGATTTACTAGTTGACGTGCAGCAGGAATAGTACCAGCCATACCCATACGGAAGATGGTATTATCCAAGCGCATTTCTAGCAGTTCTAATAATGTCTGTCCCGTAGAACCAGCTACTCGACGAGCCTTACGAACATAGCGAATGAGCTGTTTTTCAGTAACTCCATAATTGAAACGGAGTTTTTGCTTTTCTTCTAAACGAATAGCATATTCGGAACGTTTACGACGGTTTTGACCATGCTGTCCTGGTGGATATGCCTTACGAGGGCTTTTTCTACTTAAACCTGGAAGTTCCCCTAAACGGCGAACGATCCGCAAGCGCGGACCTCTATAGCGAGACATATATTATTTCTCCTTCGGATGTTTACAGTTACAAAATAGTCCCAAATATTCAAT
This genomic window contains:
- the rpsD gene encoding 30S ribosomal protein S4 is translated as MSRYRGPRLRIVRRLGELPGLSRKSPRKAYPPGQHGQNRRKRSEYAIRLEEKQKLRFNYGVTEKQLIRYVRKARRVAGSTGQTLLELLEMRLDNTIFRMGMAGTIPAARQLVNHGHILVNDRVVNIASYQCRPGDVIKVRDRDRSRKLVETNMEYPGLANLPSHLEFDKNTFTGKVNNVIEREWVALQVNELLVVEYYSRMA